Proteins found in one Sphingomonas sp. SORGH_AS_0879 genomic segment:
- a CDS encoding tetratricopeptide repeat protein yields the protein MRLTSLAAAAALAVVSVSTSLSGQRPDSQIDARSLQLLEQGRNLKAAGNLDGATDVLETAVTVDPRNRAAFVLLAEVADARGLPGKAIRLYREALLLDPNDLKALRGQGEALVQRGAVARAKDNLAKIKTLCKSDCADATALAAQIAKGPPAPVTTAQVDTKGQTKQ from the coding sequence ATGCGTTTGACGTCCCTGGCCGCCGCCGCCGCCCTGGCGGTGGTATCGGTTTCCACCTCGCTCAGCGGTCAGCGCCCCGATAGCCAGATCGATGCTCGGTCGCTGCAACTGCTGGAGCAGGGACGCAACCTGAAGGCGGCGGGCAATCTGGATGGCGCGACCGACGTGCTGGAGACGGCAGTGACGGTCGATCCGCGCAACCGCGCCGCCTTCGTCCTGCTGGCCGAGGTCGCCGATGCGCGCGGGCTGCCGGGTAAGGCGATCCGGCTCTATCGCGAGGCGCTGTTGCTCGACCCCAATGACCTTAAGGCTTTGCGCGGGCAGGGCGAAGCGCTGGTGCAGCGCGGCGCGGTCGCGCGCGCGAAGGACAATCTCGCCAAGATCAAGACGCTCTGCAAATCCGACTGCGCCGACGCGACCGCGCTCGCCGCGCAGATCGCCAAGGGGCCGCCCGCGCCGGTGACGACCGCGCAGGTCGATACCAAGGGTCAGACGAAGCAGTAA